A genome region from Nocardia sp. NBC_00565 includes the following:
- a CDS encoding DUF4407 domain-containing protein codes for MTVTGLFIWLGGGLGREQSGTELDYPHERSGYAVTGAVVVLFATVAGVVTTLALAAAGNWPLFAIVLVALVIALLTGAVGRALATARPGSGPDRRGLAGRITVAVLAGVLIAELAATVLFGGTVDRLLDEKAQRAVDSAPAVVAARTELDRAEADRAALDQSIVKAQADIDRALVIARCEYNPSPECPQTRITGVPGRGPESQTDNAMLDDARKQLAAAQDRVAGLDQRVTADQQALTAADSVAFADADRGLGARWLAMNDYTTDKAGAFPLRVLTIITFVLLALLPLILRWWRGETSFDRRLAFHTVQDRAERSADAAIAVKRAEVRAEAETLRAEHQLTAAQLAVEADTAIDRERQRTRIIAAIGGLQIGITEPPHGELPAGSAGDREDSSVSQEGYVTPNLPATVSAGALAPTSGAGAVVPQVAAQVPTAPQTGGGLELPIIGTVPFTDTAARWIRPLVPSFVANAIDTATHPLRTARQAFEEVEEITFTLRRTRKVTIDTQDSHAPAMSQAAGYQLQPGSAEAWHAQRVAANVVDADYQQPAHYSALPQTTVQQGYGLPPADRHDELSAQHRGELQNRPGPRELPPAN; via the coding sequence ATGACAGTCACCGGCTTGTTCATCTGGCTCGGCGGAGGTCTGGGGCGCGAGCAGAGCGGGACCGAACTCGACTATCCGCACGAGCGGTCCGGATATGCCGTCACCGGCGCGGTCGTCGTACTCTTCGCGACGGTGGCCGGTGTGGTCACCACGCTCGCCCTGGCCGCCGCAGGCAACTGGCCGTTATTTGCGATCGTGCTCGTCGCGCTGGTCATCGCACTGCTGACCGGTGCGGTGGGCCGCGCGCTGGCGACCGCGCGCCCGGGCAGCGGACCCGACCGCCGCGGCCTCGCCGGACGGATCACGGTCGCGGTGCTGGCCGGCGTGCTGATCGCCGAACTCGCCGCGACGGTGCTCTTCGGCGGTACCGTCGATCGGCTGCTGGATGAAAAGGCCCAGCGCGCGGTGGATTCCGCACCCGCCGTGGTCGCAGCGCGCACCGAACTGGATCGCGCCGAAGCCGATCGCGCCGCACTGGATCAGTCGATTGTCAAGGCGCAGGCCGATATCGACCGGGCACTGGTGATCGCACGCTGTGAATACAACCCGAGTCCGGAATGTCCGCAGACCCGAATCACCGGCGTGCCCGGTCGCGGACCCGAATCGCAGACCGACAACGCAATGCTCGATGACGCCCGCAAGCAGTTGGCCGCGGCGCAGGATCGGGTGGCGGGGCTGGACCAGCGCGTCACCGCCGACCAGCAGGCTCTCACCGCAGCCGATTCCGTCGCATTCGCCGACGCCGACCGCGGCCTCGGCGCGCGCTGGCTGGCGATGAACGACTACACCACCGACAAGGCGGGCGCGTTCCCGCTGCGGGTGCTGACCATCATCACCTTCGTCCTGCTCGCGCTGCTGCCGCTGATCCTGCGGTGGTGGCGCGGTGAGACCTCGTTCGATCGGCGACTGGCCTTCCACACCGTGCAGGACCGGGCCGAGCGCAGCGCCGACGCCGCCATCGCGGTCAAGCGCGCCGAGGTGCGGGCCGAGGCCGAAACCCTGCGCGCCGAGCACCAACTGACCGCCGCTCAGCTGGCAGTCGAAGCCGATACCGCCATTGATCGGGAACGGCAGCGCACCCGGATCATCGCCGCCATCGGCGGGTTGCAGATCGGCATCACCGAACCGCCACATGGCGAACTACCAGCCGGATCGGCTGGCGATCGAGAGGACAGCTCCGTGTCTCAGGAGGGCTACGTCACACCGAACCTGCCGGCCACCGTGAGCGCGGGGGCGCTGGCACCGACGAGCGGTGCGGGGGCCGTTGTGCCGCAGGTCGCGGCGCAGGTGCCGACCGCGCCGCAAACCGGTGGCGGCCTGGAACTCCCGATCATCGGCACGGTGCCGTTCACCGATACCGCGGCCCGCTGGATCCGGCCGCTGGTGCCGTCCTTCGTCGCCAATGCGATCGACACCGCCACCCATCCGCTGCGCACCGCCCGGCAGGCCTTTGAAGAGGTTGAGGAGATCACCTTCACCCTGCGCCGGACCCGCAAGGTGACCATCGATACCCAGGATTCGCACGCACCGGCGATGAGTCAGGCGGCCGGCTACCAATTGCAGCCCGGCTCTGCCGAGGCGTGGCACGCCCAGCGGGTCGCCGCGAATGTCGTCGACGCGGATTACCAACAGCCGGCGCACTACTCGGCCCTGCCCCAGACGACCGTGCAGCAGGGTTACGGCCTGCCGCCCGCCGACCGGCATGACGAGTTGTCGGCCCAGCATCGCGGTGAACTCCAGAACCGCCCCGGACCGCGGGAACTTCCACCCGCCAACTAA
- a CDS encoding adenylate/guanylate cyclase domain-containing protein codes for MDRLVNAPANAAAPWGSRLLGPADESSGRRRLRIQLLLTVPLMIANVTGIFVSIALVGFVLPGPTVFTRRLVLLDFVATPVYGALAVLIGLWWGTTRGLAALRWARDPDQVPTEAEQTATARVPMQLVLFQTMLWFGGVAVLAPLYGVAEPGLIPKIVFGIGFSAIVVCANSYLIIEFALRPVTARVLEAAASRRRRGIGVFGRSLLAWTLGSAVPVAGSMVVAVLALTMDDVSTARLAVCVLALGGAALIFGLLLMAQALAATVAPIRGVRRALRLVEDGDLDVSVTVYDGTELGELQSGFNRMMAGLREREQIRDLFGRHVGHDVAEAALEGEPNLGGVETEAAVLFVDIIGSTTMTTTRPATEIVAILNSFFDIVVDEVERCGGLLNKFEGDAALAVFGTPAPLDDASGAAMSCARAIRTRLSAKASDFSAAIGVAAGRVVAGNVGAHHRYEFTVIGDAVNEAARLCELAKNDPGRLLTSETTIATADPAEAEHWQLGESVTLRGRVTPTRLGRPQPD; via the coding sequence ATGGACCGTCTCGTGAACGCTCCGGCGAATGCCGCCGCCCCGTGGGGTTCGCGGCTGCTCGGGCCGGCCGACGAGTCCTCCGGCAGGCGACGGCTCCGGATCCAACTGCTGCTGACGGTGCCGCTCATGATCGCGAATGTGACCGGCATTTTCGTCTCCATCGCGCTGGTCGGATTCGTGCTGCCGGGGCCGACGGTATTCACCCGGCGGTTGGTGCTGCTCGATTTCGTCGCCACTCCGGTGTACGGCGCGCTGGCGGTGCTGATCGGACTCTGGTGGGGTACGACGCGCGGTTTGGCGGCTTTGCGCTGGGCCCGTGATCCGGATCAGGTGCCGACCGAGGCCGAGCAGACGGCGACCGCGCGAGTGCCCATGCAGTTGGTGCTGTTCCAGACAATGCTGTGGTTTGGTGGGGTCGCGGTGCTGGCCCCGCTGTACGGCGTGGCCGAACCCGGGCTGATTCCCAAGATCGTATTCGGCATCGGGTTCAGCGCGATCGTGGTGTGCGCCAACAGCTATCTGATCATCGAGTTCGCGCTGCGGCCGGTGACCGCGCGGGTGCTGGAGGCCGCGGCCTCGCGGCGGCGGCGCGGTATCGGCGTCTTCGGTCGTTCGCTGCTGGCCTGGACGCTCGGCTCAGCGGTGCCGGTCGCCGGATCGATGGTGGTGGCGGTGCTCGCGTTGACCATGGACGACGTCAGCACCGCGCGGCTGGCGGTCTGTGTGCTCGCACTCGGCGGGGCCGCGCTGATCTTCGGGTTGTTGCTGATGGCACAGGCGCTCGCGGCGACGGTCGCCCCCATCCGCGGGGTGCGGCGCGCATTGCGGCTGGTGGAGGACGGCGACCTCGACGTGTCGGTCACCGTGTACGACGGCACCGAACTGGGTGAACTGCAAAGCGGATTCAACCGCATGATGGCGGGACTGCGCGAGCGCGAACAGATCAGGGATCTGTTCGGCAGGCACGTCGGCCACGACGTCGCCGAGGCGGCGCTCGAGGGCGAGCCGAATCTCGGCGGCGTGGAAACCGAAGCGGCCGTACTGTTCGTCGACATCATCGGCTCGACGACCATGACCACCACCCGCCCCGCCACCGAAATCGTCGCCATTCTCAACAGCTTCTTCGACATCGTCGTCGACGAGGTCGAACGCTGCGGCGGCCTGCTCAACAAGTTCGAGGGCGATGCCGCGCTGGCCGTCTTCGGCACACCCGCGCCGCTCGATGACGCATCGGGCGCGGCCATGTCCTGTGCCAGGGCGATCCGAACTCGGCTGAGCGCGAAGGCCTCCGACTTCTCCGCCGCCATCGGCGTAGCCGCGGGCCGAGTGGTGGCAGGCAATGTCGGTGCCCACCATCGGTACGAATTCACCGTCATCGGCGACGCCGTCAACGAGGCCGCCCGCCTCTGCGAACTCGCCAAGAACGACCCGGGCCGCCTGCTCACCTCGGAAACCACCATCGCCACCGCCGATCCGGCCGAAGCGGAACATTGGCAACTCGGCGAGTCCGTCACGCTGCGCGGCCGCGTCACGCCGACCCGATTGGGACGGCCGCAGCCGGATTAG
- a CDS encoding MFS transporter: MTTQIEKDTWRTHRAAPPRATARDWAGLVVLALALLLLAVDATVLDLAVPAISAELAPTTPQLLWIIDVYSFVLAGLLVVMGNLGDRIGRRRLLLIGAVGFGLASMLAAWSVDPEMLIAARVLQGVAGATLMPATLGLIRSMFLDPRQRTVAISVWAAMAGGGAAAGPLLGGWLLEHYWWGSVFLVNLPVMLVLIAVGPMLIPESRDPNPGRFDLPSAALSMLALVPVVYAVKESAAHGMSVRLVVIGAIGVVAGVLFVRRQRGLAHPMIDLKLFALPRFRTAVLTNLLAVFALAGVLFSGSQYLQLVLGHSPMQAGLLLLPGLAASVFASLAAAWLVRVLRPGLVLGSALVLAAVGSALFLWLSLDAATSAVPFILGFLFIGAGVGVALTVSSDLVVSSAPAERAGAAAAVSETAYETGIALGVAVLGSVTMAVFRGGLDLSQVPSDRTGAASESLGGATEFARQLPESVANGFLASAHEAFVSGVHIAAIGTAVVLLIAAVVAFRLRTARA, encoded by the coding sequence ATGACCACACAGATCGAGAAGGACACCTGGCGCACCCATCGGGCCGCCCCGCCGCGCGCGACGGCGCGGGATTGGGCGGGTCTGGTCGTACTCGCGCTGGCCCTGCTGCTGCTCGCCGTCGATGCGACCGTGCTCGATCTGGCCGTGCCCGCGATCAGCGCGGAATTGGCGCCGACCACGCCACAGCTGCTCTGGATCATCGACGTGTACTCGTTCGTCCTGGCCGGACTGCTGGTGGTGATGGGCAATCTGGGCGACCGGATCGGGCGGCGCAGGCTGCTGCTTATCGGCGCCGTCGGATTCGGACTCGCCTCGATGCTGGCCGCGTGGTCGGTCGATCCGGAGATGCTCATCGCGGCGCGCGTGCTGCAGGGCGTCGCCGGTGCCACCCTGATGCCCGCCACGCTCGGTCTGATCCGGTCGATGTTCCTGGATCCGCGGCAGCGCACCGTCGCCATCTCGGTCTGGGCCGCGATGGCCGGTGGTGGTGCGGCGGCAGGGCCGCTGCTCGGCGGCTGGCTGCTCGAACACTACTGGTGGGGTTCGGTATTCCTGGTGAACCTGCCGGTCATGCTGGTGCTGATCGCGGTGGGTCCGATGCTGATTCCGGAATCCCGCGACCCGAATCCCGGCCGTTTCGATCTGCCGAGCGCGGCGCTGTCCATGCTGGCTCTGGTGCCAGTGGTGTACGCGGTCAAGGAATCGGCGGCGCACGGAATGAGTGTCCGGCTGGTGGTGATCGGTGCGATCGGTGTCGTCGCGGGTGTGCTGTTCGTCCGCAGGCAGCGCGGCCTCGCGCATCCGATGATCGACCTGAAGCTGTTCGCGCTGCCCAGGTTCCGCACAGCGGTCCTCACCAACCTGCTCGCGGTCTTCGCGCTGGCCGGTGTGCTGTTCTCCGGTTCGCAGTATCTGCAATTGGTGCTCGGTCATTCGCCGATGCAGGCGGGTCTGCTGCTATTGCCCGGTCTCGCGGCGAGCGTATTCGCCTCGCTGGCGGCGGCCTGGTTGGTGCGGGTGCTACGTCCGGGCCTGGTGCTCGGCAGCGCGTTGGTGCTGGCCGCGGTCGGCTCGGCGCTGTTCCTGTGGCTGAGTCTGGATGCGGCGACCAGTGCGGTGCCGTTCATCCTCGGGTTCCTGTTCATCGGGGCCGGTGTCGGTGTGGCGCTGACGGTTTCGTCCGACCTGGTGGTGAGTTCGGCTCCGGCGGAGCGGGCCGGCGCGGCCGCGGCGGTCTCGGAGACCGCCTATGAGACCGGCATCGCCCTCGGTGTCGCGGTGCTCGGCAGTGTGACGATGGCGGTATTCCGTGGCGGGCTCGACCTGTCCCAGGTGCCGAGCGACCGGACCGGTGCGGCGTCGGAATCCCTCGGCGGCGCTACCGAATTCGCCCGTCAGCTGCCGGAATCGGTGGCGAATGGATTCCTGGCCTCGGCGCACGAGGCCTTTGTCTCCGGCGTCCATATCGCCGCCATCGGTACCGCTGTGGTGCTGTTGATCGCCGCGGTGGTCGCCTTCCGGCTGCGGACGGCTCGTGCGTAA
- a CDS encoding TetR/AcrR family transcriptional regulator, translating into MTTNTRDRILDALETLLLEKGMSQVTLENVAASAGVSKGGLLYHFKSKDALLAGLVRRLSERADQQLGTAVAKGTSVAEWYLQTPNPDNESDALELALNRSMVAAMRTIDANSGPETDEVQQALSDMLDAWSVGLDNDIDDPVRADIIRLVGDGVYLRALLGLPPVDPARYKKVVDRLLDR; encoded by the coding sequence GTGACAACGAACACCCGCGACCGGATCTTGGACGCGCTCGAAACCCTGCTGCTGGAAAAGGGCATGTCCCAGGTGACCCTGGAGAACGTCGCCGCGAGCGCCGGAGTCTCCAAGGGCGGACTGCTGTACCACTTCAAGAGCAAGGACGCCCTGCTCGCGGGCCTGGTCCGGCGACTGAGCGAGCGCGCGGACCAACAACTGGGCACCGCCGTCGCCAAGGGCACCTCGGTCGCCGAGTGGTACCTGCAGACACCGAATCCCGACAACGAATCGGACGCACTGGAATTGGCGCTCAATCGGTCCATGGTCGCGGCCATGCGCACCATCGACGCCAACTCCGGCCCGGAGACCGATGAGGTGCAGCAGGCACTGTCCGACATGCTGGACGCCTGGTCGGTCGGTTTGGACAACGATATCGACGATCCGGTGCGAGCCGACATCATCCGGTTGGTCGGCGACGGCGTCTACCTGCGTGCTCTGCTCGGCCTCCCGCCCGTCGACCCCGCGCGCTACAAGAAGGTCGTGGACCGGCTGCTCGACCGCTGA
- a CDS encoding DUF4129 domain-containing protein, producing the protein MSDPSRSDSVRGGGRTTGGRDPSRNEPAAPPPPRLGPADDHRGAAENAALHRDFDTALRERFRAVLRGLEQRGMLEVRRSRTARETADDATTALPVESASELHPAAHSFDEVVYGGRRATEDEYRRLEYADRYSRSAPPPTPEPVEATITEQTKPGRQLPPLPDLLRNPKFWAALLATIALVVLLYAVTRSCAVNPPHKPQTPDLPPPTKTPDQHPDNRDDSGFGAGDDSLFSRHPALAFGGLQFLIAAALVVWWRARRRGALVGEPRPVEVAANELLGGQAALYRRSKDHEHVAARLRAATLRRIRPMLGVSTDATPDRLIAALAARTRADPASVGAALYGPVPDAGTLQLVATQLEWIEAEVG; encoded by the coding sequence ATGAGTGACCCGTCGCGAAGCGATTCCGTGCGGGGTGGTGGCCGGACGACGGGTGGGCGCGACCCATCGCGAAACGAGCCTGCTGCCCCACCGCCACCACGGCTCGGCCCCGCCGACGACCATCGCGGCGCCGCCGAGAACGCCGCACTGCACCGCGATTTCGACACCGCGCTGCGCGAGCGGTTCCGTGCGGTACTGCGCGGGCTCGAACAGCGCGGCATGCTCGAGGTCCGCCGCTCGCGCACCGCCCGGGAAACCGCGGACGACGCGACCACCGCGCTCCCGGTCGAGAGCGCGTCCGAATTACACCCGGCCGCACACAGTTTCGACGAGGTCGTATACGGCGGCCGCCGGGCCACCGAGGACGAATACCGCAGACTCGAATACGCCGACCGGTACTCCCGCAGCGCACCACCGCCCACACCGGAACCGGTCGAAGCGACGATCACCGAACAGACCAAGCCCGGCAGGCAACTTCCGCCGCTGCCCGATCTGCTGCGCAACCCTAAGTTCTGGGCCGCCCTGCTCGCCACGATCGCGCTGGTCGTGCTGCTGTACGCGGTGACACGGTCCTGCGCCGTGAACCCGCCGCACAAGCCGCAGACGCCGGACCTCCCGCCGCCGACCAAGACTCCCGACCAGCACCCGGACAATCGCGACGACTCGGGCTTCGGCGCGGGCGACGACTCCCTATTCAGCAGACATCCGGCACTGGCCTTCGGCGGCCTCCAATTCCTCATCGCCGCCGCACTGGTGGTGTGGTGGCGGGCCCGCCGCCGCGGCGCCCTGGTCGGTGAGCCGCGGCCGGTCGAGGTGGCGGCGAACGAACTGCTCGGCGGCCAGGCCGCGCTGTATCGGCGCTCGAAGGACCATGAACATGTCGCCGCCCGACTGCGCGCGGCGACGCTGCGCCGCATTCGCCCGATGCTCGGCGTGAGCACCGATGCCACCCCGGATCGGCTGATCGCGGCGCTCGCCGCACGGACCAGAGCCGATCCGGCCTCGGTCGGCGCGGCACTGTACGGACCGGTGCCCGATGCCGGCACCCTGCAACTCGTTGCCACACAATTGGAATGGATAGAGGCGGAGGTCGGATGA
- a CDS encoding AAA family ATPase, which produces MTSTDTNHTPTAEEAGAAFAALRAEIGKAVIGNDNAIMYLVLALLCRGHVLLEGVPGVAKTLLVRALATALDLEHARVQFTPDLMPGDVTGSQIYDPHTTEFTFRHGPVFTNLLLADEINRTPPKTQSALLESMEERQVSVDGKPRPLPDPFVVVATQNPIEQEGTYPLPEAQLDRFLFKVDIQLPGRDDEFRILQRHAGGFDPRDLAAAGLRPVAGPSHIAAGRAAITRVTISPEVLAYTVDICRATRNSPAVQHGASTRGATALMAASRAFAWLNGRGFVTPDDVKSVAVVVLRHRLQLRPEAELDGVTTEGVMSSLLLSVPVPV; this is translated from the coding sequence ATGACCAGCACGGACACCAACCACACCCCCACCGCCGAGGAGGCCGGGGCCGCATTCGCCGCACTGCGTGCCGAGATCGGAAAAGCGGTGATCGGCAACGACAACGCGATCATGTACCTGGTACTCGCACTGCTGTGCCGGGGCCATGTGCTGTTGGAAGGCGTACCGGGCGTGGCGAAGACGCTGTTGGTGCGAGCGCTGGCGACGGCGCTGGATCTCGAGCACGCCAGGGTCCAGTTCACCCCGGACCTGATGCCCGGCGATGTGACCGGCTCACAGATCTACGACCCGCATACGACCGAATTCACCTTCCGGCACGGCCCGGTCTTCACCAACCTGCTGCTCGCCGACGAGATCAACCGCACACCGCCGAAAACCCAATCGGCGCTGCTGGAATCGATGGAGGAGCGCCAGGTCTCGGTAGACGGCAAGCCACGGCCGCTGCCGGATCCGTTCGTCGTGGTCGCCACCCAGAACCCGATCGAACAGGAGGGCACCTACCCGCTGCCGGAGGCGCAGCTGGACCGGTTCCTGTTCAAGGTCGATATCCAATTGCCCGGCCGCGATGACGAATTCCGCATTCTGCAGCGGCATGCCGGCGGATTCGATCCGCGCGATCTGGCCGCCGCGGGCCTGCGCCCGGTTGCCGGGCCGTCGCATATCGCCGCCGGGCGGGCCGCGATCACCCGGGTCACCATCAGTCCGGAGGTGCTCGCCTACACGGTGGACATCTGCCGGGCCACCCGCAACTCCCCCGCGGTGCAGCACGGCGCGTCCACCCGCGGCGCGACCGCGCTGATGGCGGCCTCGCGCGCGTTCGCCTGGCTGAACGGCCGCGGGTTCGTGACTCCGGATGATGTGAAATCGGTTGCGGTGGTGGTGCTTCGGCACCGTCTGCAGCTGCGGCCGGAGGCCGAGTTGGACGGCGTGACGACCGAGGGCGTCATGTCGTCGCTGCTGCTGTCGGTTCCGGTTCCGGTGTAG
- a CDS encoding DUF58 domain-containing protein translates to MVVTGRLAATAAVLALFVTFVMPSLLGVVFMTSLLAALVLFDMGTVARSRDLTLSREPLTVLRLGRGAEVELSVVNTGTRTVRGRLWDDWPGSARAETRTHKLDLAPNTRIRVHTALTPTYRGDRVAGPVTIRLFGLLGMAGWQSRHIVPARVRALPEFRSERLLRSKVKRLQHLEGRNIANMRGQGTEFDSFREYVAGDDVRAIDWRATARATDVLVRTWRPERNRHMLMVLDTGRISAGRVGAGTRLDASIEAALLLGGLAAAAGDSVDLLAYDRQVRSEVRGVGGRRLQLKLMHAMAGVTPALVDTDSAGLVRAAIQRTRRRSLVVWFTSLDGAAVEENLLPVLPTLAQRHRVLIVSVTDPDVAAAAAERDTLLDLYPAAAAETLLAERALVQESLRRMGIAVVAASPERLPEALADEYLELKQSGTM, encoded by the coding sequence GTGGTCGTCACCGGTCGGCTCGCCGCGACGGCGGCGGTGCTCGCGCTGTTCGTCACCTTCGTCATGCCGTCGTTGCTCGGCGTCGTATTCATGACGAGTCTGCTTGCCGCCCTTGTCCTTTTCGATATGGGCACGGTCGCCCGATCGCGCGACCTCACGCTGTCCAGGGAACCGCTGACCGTGCTTCGGCTCGGCCGCGGCGCCGAGGTGGAACTCAGCGTGGTGAATACCGGAACCCGCACCGTACGCGGGCGGCTGTGGGACGACTGGCCCGGCAGCGCCCGCGCCGAAACCCGCACGCACAAACTGGATCTGGCACCCAATACGCGCATCCGGGTACACACCGCGCTGACCCCCACCTATCGGGGTGATCGGGTCGCCGGTCCGGTGACGATACGGCTGTTCGGCCTGCTCGGCATGGCCGGATGGCAGAGCAGGCACATCGTGCCCGCGCGGGTCCGCGCGCTGCCGGAGTTCCGCAGCGAACGCCTGTTGCGTTCGAAGGTGAAGCGGCTACAACATCTCGAGGGCCGCAATATCGCGAATATGCGTGGCCAGGGCACCGAATTCGACTCGTTCCGTGAATATGTCGCCGGCGACGACGTCCGGGCGATCGACTGGCGCGCCACCGCCCGCGCCACCGACGTGCTGGTGCGCACCTGGCGCCCGGAACGCAACCGGCACATGTTGATGGTGCTCGACACCGGCCGCATCAGCGCGGGCCGAGTCGGCGCGGGCACCCGGCTGGACGCGAGCATCGAGGCCGCACTGCTGCTCGGCGGACTCGCCGCCGCTGCGGGCGATTCGGTGGACCTGCTCGCCTACGACCGCCAGGTCCGCTCCGAGGTGCGCGGCGTGGGCGGTCGCCGCCTGCAACTGAAACTCATGCACGCCATGGCCGGCGTGACCCCCGCCTTGGTCGACACCGACAGCGCGGGCCTGGTCCGCGCGGCCATCCAACGCACCCGCCGCCGCAGCCTGGTCGTCTGGTTCACCAGCCTCGACGGCGCCGCGGTCGAGGAGAACCTGCTCCCGGTGCTGCCGACCCTCGCCCAGCGCCACCGCGTTCTGATCGTCTCGGTCACCGATCCCGACGTCGCGGCGGCCGCTGCCGAACGCGACACCCTCCTCGACCTCTACCCCGCCGCGGCGGCCGAAACCCTGCTCGCCGAACGCGCCCTGGTCCAGGAATCCCTGCGCCGCATGGGCATTGCCGTCGTCGCCGCCTCGCCCGAGCGTCTGCCCGAGGCCTTGGCCGACGAATATCTAGAACTCAAACAGTCCGGCACCATGTGA
- a CDS encoding RDD family protein codes for MAEFTTGEAVALELPIARIPTRATAFLLDVLVQFALGSLLLLGLSLLLLFSGADSAWFSAALITSIVGTLVGYPVLCETLMRGRTIGKLALGLRVVRGDGGPIDFRHALTRGLAGVIVDFWMLGAFGAVGVLTSMCSPNARRVGDVLAGTVVVHSQRRVPFPLLAVAPPWLVAWSGQLDLSGIHEDLALAVRQYLSRVNTLTPAAQANLGRTLVIAVCDRLGIPVPAGYPPVQILGAVIAERQRRTLGAIIAPRVLAVPRPMPITRAS; via the coding sequence ATGGCTGAATTCACCACCGGCGAAGCGGTCGCGCTCGAGCTGCCGATCGCCCGGATCCCGACCAGAGCCACCGCGTTCCTCTTGGACGTGCTGGTGCAGTTCGCGCTGGGCAGCCTGCTGCTGCTCGGGCTCAGCCTGCTGCTGCTGTTCTCCGGTGCGGACTCCGCGTGGTTCAGCGCGGCGCTGATCACCTCGATCGTCGGGACGCTGGTCGGCTATCCGGTGCTCTGCGAAACCCTCATGCGCGGACGGACCATCGGAAAGTTGGCGCTCGGCCTGCGGGTGGTGCGCGGCGACGGCGGGCCGATCGACTTCCGGCATGCCCTCACCCGGGGCCTGGCGGGTGTGATCGTCGACTTCTGGATGTTGGGAGCCTTCGGTGCGGTCGGGGTGCTCACCTCGATGTGCTCGCCGAACGCGCGCCGGGTCGGCGATGTGCTCGCGGGCACCGTTGTCGTGCACAGTCAGCGGCGCGTGCCCTTCCCGCTGCTCGCCGTCGCGCCGCCCTGGCTGGTGGCCTGGTCCGGACAATTGGACCTCTCCGGCATCCACGAGGATCTCGCACTCGCGGTGCGCCAGTACCTGTCTCGCGTGAACACGCTCACTCCGGCCGCCCAGGCGAACCTCGGTCGGACGCTTGTCATCGCCGTCTGCGACCGGCTGGGGATTCCGGTGCCCGCGGGCTACCCGCCGGTGCAGATTCTGGGAGCGGTCATCGCCGAACGCCAACGCCGGACCCTCGGCGCGATCATCGCGCCGAGGGTGCTGGCGGTGCCGCGACCGATGCCGATCACGCGGGCGAGCTAG
- a CDS encoding stage II sporulation protein M: protein MDVDAYSYAQRGAWDRLDYLAGRRKLTGAEADELVALYRRTSQQLARLQSHSPDPELIAGLSALLTKARGRVLGTKGDAWTEVGRFFTHRFPAALYRAWPWWVAVAAVFIIVSTGLAVWISGSGKARDIFGITDHNDWLTAPGGEFETYYSEHPHDAFAAQVWTNNAWVTAMVLFTGVLILPAVYLLFGNALNTAVTGGLMADAGRLDAFFGFILPHGTLELTAIFVAGGVGLKLGWTLIDPGRSSRLEAVARQGRATATVALGLVAVLLVCGLLEGFVTPSSLPVPLKVGIGFVAEALFLGYVFVAGRRAALEQDARAAAALGFTISGADPADRWQTTPSTR from the coding sequence ATGGACGTAGACGCGTACAGCTACGCACAGCGCGGGGCATGGGATCGGCTGGACTATCTGGCCGGACGGCGCAAGCTCACCGGCGCCGAAGCCGACGAACTGGTGGCGCTGTACCGGCGCACTTCGCAGCAATTGGCGCGCCTGCAATCGCATAGTCCGGACCCGGAGCTCATCGCCGGACTCAGTGCGCTGCTGACCAAGGCGCGCGGGCGAGTGCTCGGCACGAAGGGGGACGCGTGGACCGAGGTCGGCCGATTCTTCACCCACCGCTTCCCCGCGGCGCTGTATCGGGCGTGGCCGTGGTGGGTGGCGGTCGCCGCGGTCTTCATCATCGTGTCCACCGGTCTGGCCGTCTGGATATCCGGATCCGGTAAGGCGCGCGATATCTTCGGCATCACCGATCACAACGACTGGCTCACCGCACCCGGCGGGGAGTTCGAGACCTACTACTCCGAGCATCCGCACGATGCCTTCGCCGCGCAGGTCTGGACCAATAACGCGTGGGTGACGGCGATGGTGCTGTTCACCGGGGTGCTGATCCTGCCAGCGGTGTACCTGCTGTTCGGGAACGCACTCAACACCGCGGTGACCGGCGGGCTGATGGCCGACGCGGGTCGCCTCGACGCGTTCTTCGGATTCATCCTGCCGCACGGCACGCTCGAGCTCACCGCGATCTTCGTGGCGGGCGGTGTGGGCCTGAAACTGGGCTGGACGCTGATCGATCCGGGCCGGTCCAGTCGGTTGGAGGCGGTGGCGCGGCAGGGCCGGGCGACCGCGACGGTCGCGCTCGGTCTGGTCGCGGTGCTGCTGGTCTGCGGTCTGCTGGAGGGTTTCGTGACACCGAGCTCGCTGCCGGTGCCACTGAAGGTCGGCATCGGATTCGTTGCGGAGGCACTGTTTCTCGGCTATGTCTTCGTGGCCGGTCGCCGGGCCGCGCTGGAACAGGACGCGCGAGCGGCGGCGGCGTTGGGGTTCACGATTTCCGGCGCGGATCCCGCGGACCGATGGCAGACAACGCCGAGCACACGATGA